One genomic segment of Ignavibacteriota bacterium includes these proteins:
- a CDS encoding sodium/sugar symporter produces the protein MNFNSLDYIIFGIYIIGIVSLGLFVSRNKKGHEKNSNDYFLAGNTLTWWAIGSSLIAANISAEQIIGMSGSGFAGGLAIASYEWMAAITLLIVGKFFLPIFIEKKIYTIPEFIEHRFNTTLKTILAIFWIFLFVFVNLTTVMFLGAKALDTVMGTGDGSLLFPAMIGLGVLAAAYSLYGGLSAVAWTDVIQVILLILGGIITTIIALDYVTPEGGIVNGLNHIYNTAGDKFHMILSKDNPEFNNLPGIAVLIGGMWIANLYYWGFNQYIIQRTLAAKSLREAQKGIAFAAFLKLIIPLIVVVPGIVAFVMFSQPEGTALVEGVKDAFLKTDGSVNYDKAYPWLISTFVPSGLKGVVIAALTAAIVSSLASMLNSTATIFTMDIYKPYIKKNASEKNLVTTGRITAAVALVIALLVAPFLKSLPQVFQYIQEYTGLVSPGILAVSMLGLFWKKVTTRGAIWGAILSIPVALVLKVPAIELPFMDQMLYTFLITIVIAAMISLSSNQYDDDPKGFNLTAKIFSTDKTFNLASYTVCLVLALLYAIFW, from the coding sequence TTGAACTTTAATAGTCTCGATTATATCATTTTTGGAATTTACATAATTGGTATTGTTTCACTTGGACTTTTTGTATCAAGAAACAAGAAAGGTCATGAAAAAAATTCCAACGATTATTTTTTAGCCGGAAATACTTTAACATGGTGGGCAATTGGTTCATCACTAATTGCTGCAAATATTTCTGCAGAACAAATAATTGGAATGTCCGGTTCTGGATTTGCCGGCGGTTTAGCAATTGCATCTTATGAATGGATGGCAGCAATAACTTTGTTAATAGTCGGAAAATTCTTTTTACCGATTTTTATCGAAAAAAAGATTTACACAATTCCGGAATTTATTGAACATAGATTTAACACAACTCTAAAAACTATTCTTGCAATATTCTGGATATTTTTATTTGTATTTGTAAATCTAACAACTGTAATGTTTTTAGGCGCAAAAGCCTTAGATACAGTAATGGGAACGGGGGATGGTTCGTTGTTATTTCCGGCAATGATTGGACTTGGAGTTTTGGCTGCGGCATATTCGTTATATGGCGGACTTTCTGCAGTAGCTTGGACGGATGTTATTCAAGTAATTTTACTTATACTTGGCGGAATTATCACAACAATTATAGCGTTAGATTATGTTACACCGGAAGGCGGAATTGTAAATGGATTAAATCACATATATAATACAGCCGGTGATAAATTTCATATGATACTTTCAAAAGATAATCCGGAGTTTAATAATCTTCCGGGAATTGCAGTATTAATCGGCGGAATGTGGATTGCTAATTTATATTATTGGGGATTTAATCAATATATAATTCAGAGAACACTTGCAGCAAAATCATTAAGAGAAGCGCAAAAAGGAATTGCATTTGCGGCATTCTTAAAACTTATCATTCCTTTAATTGTTGTGGTTCCCGGAATAGTAGCATTTGTAATGTTTTCTCAACCGGAAGGAACAGCATTAGTTGAAGGTGTAAAAGATGCGTTTTTAAAAACAGACGGATCTGTAAATTATGATAAAGCATATCCTTGGTTGATAAGTACATTTGTTCCAAGTGGATTAAAAGGAGTAGTTATAGCAGCATTAACAGCCGCAATTGTTTCATCACTTGCTTCAATGTTAAACTCAACTGCAACAATTTTTACAATGGATATTTATAAACCATACATAAAGAAAAATGCAAGTGAAAAAAATCTGGTAACAACCGGCAGAATTACAGCAGCAGTTGCATTGGTAATTGCATTATTAGTAGCTCCGTTCTTAAAAAGTTTACCGCAAGTATTTCAATACATACAAGAATATACGGGATTAGTAAGTCCGGGAATTTTAGCAGTTTCAATGTTGGGATTATTCTGGAAAAAAGTAACAACACGCGGAGCAATATGGGGAGCAATATTATCAATTCCGGTAGCTTTGGTTCTAAAAGTTCCGGCAATAGAATTACCGTTTATGGATCAAATGCTGTATACATTTCTAATAACAATTGTAATTGCGGCAATGATTAGTTTATCATCAAATCAATATGATGATGATCCCAAAGGATTTAATTTAACGGCAAAAATATTTAGCACAGATAAAACTTTTAATTTAGCTTCATATACAGTCTGTTTAGTCTTAGCACTTTTATATGCAATTTTTTGGTAA
- a CDS encoding PorV/PorQ family protein — protein sequence MKNKILVVFTLIILANSNLFPQGFVSDVSKRGTTAAPFLSISQGSRSMGMGSAFVAVADDPSALYWNPAGITKVEGASFIVDHTQWIADVKYDFIGLTYNLGSLGAIGLSFTTSDIGDMKVTTIDDPNGTGETFSATDIAFSVAWAIQLTDNFSIGFNPKFVQQSIWKMSASAIAIDMGVQYVTPFDGMLLAMAISNFGTKMQLQGNSALIVFDPDEENSGNNGNIPAYLQTDEWDLPLNFRVGVAYDPIKIDNHELLIALDALHVSDNYESINLGMEYVFNDLFALRGGYKSLFLDESEESFSLGAGIKQYLLGNVSLGFDYAYQNFGRLSNVQKFTLTITF from the coding sequence ATGAAAAATAAAATATTAGTAGTTTTTACTTTAATCATACTTGCTAATTCAAATTTATTTCCGCAAGGATTTGTAAGTGATGTTTCAAAAAGAGGTACAACTGCGGCTCCATTTTTATCAATCAGTCAAGGTTCAAGATCAATGGGAATGGGAAGCGCATTTGTTGCAGTAGCTGATGATCCAAGTGCACTTTATTGGAATCCGGCTGGAATTACAAAAGTCGAAGGCGCAAGTTTTATTGTGGATCATACTCAATGGATTGCGGATGTAAAATATGATTTTATTGGGCTGACTTATAACTTAGGTTCACTTGGAGCAATTGGATTAAGCTTTACTACATCAGATATTGGTGATATGAAAGTTACAACAATTGATGATCCAAATGGAACGGGTGAAACCTTCAGCGCAACTGATATAGCGTTCAGTGTTGCTTGGGCTATTCAGCTAACCGATAATTTTTCAATTGGATTTAATCCTAAATTTGTGCAGCAGAGTATTTGGAAAATGTCAGCCTCAGCAATAGCAATAGATATGGGAGTTCAATATGTAACTCCATTTGATGGAATGCTGCTTGCAATGGCAATTTCTAATTTTGGAACTAAAATGCAATTGCAGGGAAACTCAGCATTAATAGTTTTTGATCCGGATGAAGAAAACTCCGGAAATAATGGAAACATTCCCGCATATCTTCAAACAGATGAATGGGATTTACCGTTAAACTTTAGAGTTGGTGTTGCTTATGATCCGATAAAGATTGACAATCACGAACTGTTAATTGCTTTAGATGCATTGCATGTAAGCGATAATTATGAAAGTATCAATCTTGGAATGGAATATGTATTTAACGATTTATTTGCTTTGAGAGGCGGATATAAATCATTGTTCCTAGATGAATCGGAAGAATCATTTTCTCTCGGTGCCGGAATTAAGCAATATTTATTGGGAAATGTTTCTTTAGGATTTGATTATGCTTATCAAAATTTTGGCAGATTAAGTAATGTTCAAAAGTTTACATTAACAATCACTTTTTAA
- a CDS encoding TonB-dependent receptor yields MRIDFRCIRIIYKSLFISIIFFAGLLNAGTTGKLSGKILDKDTGEPVIGANILLEGTFLGAAADIEGDYYINNIPPGKYTVIVSAVGYHKTRIENVGIRIDLTTNLDISLVSESIKIDEIVIQAEAPMITKDLTSTSAIVTSEDIKMMPVENIGQIINLQAGVIDGHFRGGRSNEVAYLVDGIPVNDVYNGQNALQVENNSVRELEVISGTFNAEYGKALSGVVNIVTKDGSSFYEGFASAYVGGYFTNHTDIFYNLNKVDLSGPKDIQFSLSGPTKLADGLNFFMTGRYFKNDGYMYGKRVYNIEDVAPFIFDPNDPEGFFNIYSGDGKYVPMNPEENKSFNGKISYGLENWKFSYSFYWDDHWNKYYSHDYRLAPDGLKNHYRTNTSNNVQISFYPTQDIFATLKLASNFNRYSGYLHENEYDSTYVDPTLSSTQSSYTFRHGGNETDRYNRFTYTNTAIFALESQVTKQHKVKFGAEFTQYKLFYHWKDIRNQTESAPPDSITGLPVYTIGYNNVGTQYNEKYQRRPFEFSAYIQDKMEYDIMIINAGIRLDYFNANDSLPVDLQNPRNNPLFYETTLEKYGKLGKTSSEPEFQISPRLGVSFPISDQGAIHFSYGHFFQIPTFDVLYTNGAYVIVEGALSSIIGNPELKAQKTVKYELGVQQVIFPNVSIDASIYYSDITNLLGTEVIKTYDGDLYGRYYNRDYGNVRGLVLTLDKRYADMFSAKIDYTYQVAQGNASDPLTNFYNQQTFPPRETNKKVVPLNWDQNHTLNASVTIGDQKDWTVGLIFNYGSGMPYTEDARYTQKLRFENNGRKPTILNLDLKATKTLEISGLLFNTYLLVYNIFDIKNEYGINASTGRAGVDLGAEDYTGIIYGLNTIEEYLLNPNDYSAPRQVRIGFSVGF; encoded by the coding sequence ATGAGAATAGATTTTCGATGTATAAGAATTATTTATAAATCACTTTTTATTAGTATTATATTTTTTGCCGGACTTTTAAATGCCGGTACAACAGGAAAACTATCCGGTAAAATTTTAGATAAAGATACGGGCGAACCCGTAATCGGTGCAAATATTTTACTTGAAGGTACTTTTCTAGGTGCAGCCGCTGATATAGAAGGTGATTACTATATTAACAATATTCCTCCGGGAAAATATACCGTAATTGTAAGTGCGGTAGGATATCACAAAACAAGAATTGAAAATGTTGGTATCCGAATTGACCTTACTACCAATCTTGATATTTCTTTAGTTTCCGAATCAATTAAAATTGACGAAATCGTTATTCAAGCCGAAGCACCGATGATAACTAAAGATTTAACTTCTACTTCCGCAATTGTTACATCAGAAGATATTAAAATGATGCCGGTTGAAAACATTGGGCAAATTATCAATTTACAAGCCGGTGTTATTGATGGACATTTTAGAGGCGGCAGATCAAATGAAGTTGCATACTTAGTAGATGGTATTCCTGTAAACGATGTTTACAATGGTCAAAACGCATTACAAGTTGAAAACAATTCCGTAAGAGAATTAGAAGTTATCAGTGGTACTTTTAATGCGGAATACGGTAAAGCTTTATCCGGTGTTGTTAATATTGTAACCAAAGACGGTTCTTCTTTCTATGAAGGTTTTGCGTCTGCATACGTGGGCGGTTATTTCACAAATCATACGGATATTTTTTATAATTTGAATAAGGTTGACTTATCCGGTCCTAAAGATATTCAGTTTAGTCTAAGCGGACCAACGAAACTTGCCGATGGATTAAACTTTTTTATGACCGGCAGATATTTCAAAAATGACGGATACATGTATGGAAAAAGAGTTTATAATATAGAAGATGTTGCACCGTTTATCTTTGATCCAAATGATCCGGAAGGTTTTTTTAATATTTATTCAGGTGATGGGAAATATGTTCCGATGAATCCCGAAGAAAATAAATCATTTAATGGAAAAATATCCTATGGTTTGGAAAATTGGAAATTCAGTTACAGTTTTTACTGGGATGATCATTGGAATAAATATTACAGCCATGATTACAGATTAGCTCCGGATGGATTGAAAAATCATTACAGAACCAATACGAGCAATAATGTTCAAATATCATTTTATCCAACACAAGATATTTTTGCAACTTTAAAATTAGCATCAAATTTTAATAGATATAGCGGATATCTACACGAAAATGAATATGATTCAACTTATGTTGATCCAACATTGTCATCTACGCAATCTTCATATACTTTTAGACATGGCGGAAACGAAACAGATAGATATAATAGATTTACTTATACAAATACGGCAATTTTTGCATTGGAATCTCAAGTAACGAAACAGCATAAAGTAAAATTTGGTGCTGAGTTCACACAATATAAATTATTTTATCACTGGAAAGATATTAGAAATCAAACTGAAAGTGCACCGCCAGATTCAATTACGGGTTTACCAGTTTATACAATTGGTTACAATAACGTAGGAACCCAATATAATGAAAAATATCAGCGAAGACCATTTGAATTCTCTGCGTATATTCAGGATAAAATGGAATATGATATAATGATTATCAATGCCGGTATAAGATTAGACTATTTTAATGCAAATGATTCGTTACCGGTTGATTTACAAAATCCAAGGAATAATCCGTTGTTTTATGAAACAACTTTAGAAAAATATGGCAAACTCGGAAAAACAAGTTCAGAACCAGAATTTCAAATTAGTCCAAGATTAGGAGTTTCTTTCCCAATTTCGGATCAGGGTGCAATACATTTTTCATACGGGCATTTTTTCCAAATACCAACATTTGATGTACTTTATACAAATGGAGCGTATGTAATTGTTGAAGGAGCCTTAAGTTCAATTATTGGAAATCCTGAGTTGAAAGCTCAAAAAACGGTGAAATATGAGCTTGGTGTTCAGCAGGTAATTTTCCCAAATGTTTCTATTGATGCTTCAATTTATTATAGCGATATAACCAACCTTTTAGGAACAGAAGTAATAAAAACTTATGACGGCGATCTTTATGGCCGTTATTATAATAGAGATTATGGAAATGTTAGAGGTTTAGTTCTTACTTTAGATAAACGTTATGCCGATATGTTCAGTGCAAAAATTGATTATACATATCAAGTTGCACAGGGAAATGCATCGGATCCTTTAACAAATTTTTATAACCAACAGACATTTCCGCCAAGAGAAACAAATAAAAAAGTTGTTCCTTTAAATTGGGATCAGAACCATACACTTAATGCATCAGTAACTATTGGTGATCAAAAAGATTGGACTGTTGGATTAATTTTTAATTATGGTTCCGGAATGCCATATACCGAAGATGCTAGATATACTCAAAAATTGCGTTTTGAAAATAATGGTAGAAAACCAACCATCTTAAATTTAGATCTAAAAGCAACCAAAACTTTAGAAATTTCGGGATTATTATTTAATACGTATTTACTTGTATATAATATATTTGATATTAAAAATGAATATGGAATTAATGCATCGACTGGAAGAGCCGGAGTTGATTTAGGTGCTGAAGATTATACAGGAATAATTTATGGATTAAACACGATAGAAGAATATTTACTAAATCCTAACGATTACTCAGCTCCAAGGCAAGTAAGAATCGGATTTAGCGTTGGTTTTTAA
- a CDS encoding glycoside hydrolase family 16 protein, which translates to MITILYTLMIFTFFNCNESGSEPKDEENIPQIEGYKLVWNDEFNNTQIDLSKWEYEVNADGGGNNEQQYYTARKENSFIENEKLKIVAIDEKYTSTDGTRNFTSARLRSKYKGDWKYGIIEVYAKIPTGIGTWPAIWMLSTDWEYGGWPESGEIDIMEHVGYDPNVIHGSVHTKAYNHVIGTQKTNKLKIPTAISDFHKYSINWSEEKIDFLIDDQKYFSFSNENNGWEKWPFDKRFHLILNVAVGGNWGGVQGIDPDAFPATMEIDYVRVYQKTAN; encoded by the coding sequence ATGATAACAATATTATACACTTTAATGATTTTTACTTTTTTCAATTGCAATGAATCCGGAAGTGAGCCTAAAGACGAAGAAAATATTCCGCAGATTGAAGGTTATAAATTAGTTTGGAATGATGAATTTAATAATACTCAAATTGATTTAAGCAAATGGGAATATGAAGTAAATGCGGATGGCGGCGGAAATAATGAACAACAATATTATACTGCACGAAAAGAGAATTCATTTATTGAAAATGAAAAACTTAAAATTGTTGCAATTGATGAAAAATATACCAGCACTGATGGAACAAGAAATTTTACTTCCGCAAGGTTAAGAAGTAAATATAAAGGTGATTGGAAATACGGCATAATTGAAGTTTATGCTAAAATTCCAACGGGAATAGGAACTTGGCCCGCAATTTGGATGCTCTCAACAGATTGGGAATATGGCGGCTGGCCTGAAAGCGGCGAAATTGATATTATGGAACACGTTGGCTATGATCCAAATGTAATTCATGGTTCTGTTCATACAAAAGCATATAATCACGTTATCGGAACTCAAAAAACTAATAAGTTAAAAATTCCAACAGCTATTTCTGATTTTCACAAATACTCTATAAATTGGAGTGAAGAAAAAATTGATTTTTTAATAGACGACCAAAAATATTTTTCTTTTTCAAATGAAAATAATGGTTGGGAAAAATGGCCGTTTGATAAAAGATTTCATTTAATCTTAAATGTAGCAGTCGGCGGCAATTGGGGCGGTGTTCAAGGAATTGATCCGGATGCATTTCCCGCAACAATGGAAATAGATTATGTAAGAGTTTATCAAAAAACTGCAAATTAG
- a CDS encoding glycoside hydrolase family 3 C-terminal domain-containing protein → MKKNNFLSILIFSIMALSCSNNTDVIKNAEVGVDEKVKELLSKMTLEEKIGQMTQVDQNALVDYNDITKYAIGSVLWGGNSEIADISAGGWTKMADTLIGFSLKTRLGIPILLGIDAVHGHNNVNNAVIFPHNIGLGCTRNPELVEEVAKVAAQEISATKIHWTFAPCVAVVRDERWGRTYESFSENPELVAQLGAAAVKGFENGNLASPEAVLSCTKHYMGDGGTTNGKDQGNAEYDEQSLRKIHLPGYISAMKEKTATIMISYSSWNGEKMHGHKYLITDLLKGELKYEGFIVSDWAAIDQLEGDYKSDIEKSINAGLDMIMIPNGPALQGKVGVNGQPINTYFDFIKNLKELVAEGKVPLTRIDDAVSRILKAKFNFDLFNKVKIENNLSAKVGSKENREVGRKAVQQSLVLLKNENNILPISKEVKNILVSGRGADNVGMQCGGWTISWQGNNGEVVKGGTSILNAVKNSVSKNTNVITSLDGSNAENADVIIVVVGENPYAEGFGDDQDLTLSEEDIKTISKVKESNKPFVVILLSGRPMIINNELEKANAFVAAWLPGSEGQGIADVLFGDVDFSGKLSFTWPKNIEQIPINVGDENYDPLFPYGYGLTYKK, encoded by the coding sequence ATGAAAAAAAATAATTTCCTTTCTATACTCATATTTTCTATTATGGCTCTTTCTTGTTCTAACAATACTGATGTAATTAAAAATGCTGAAGTTGGTGTTGATGAAAAAGTTAAAGAATTATTAAGCAAAATGACACTTGAAGAAAAAATTGGTCAAATGACACAAGTTGATCAAAATGCGCTTGTTGATTATAACGATATTACAAAATATGCAATCGGTTCAGTTCTTTGGGGAGGAAATTCCGAAATAGCTGATATTTCTGCCGGCGGATGGACAAAAATGGCAGATACATTAATTGGTTTTTCACTTAAAACAAGGTTAGGAATCCCAATTCTATTAGGGATTGACGCTGTTCATGGGCACAATAATGTAAACAATGCCGTAATTTTTCCACACAATATTGGGTTAGGATGCACAAGAAATCCTGAGTTAGTTGAAGAAGTTGCAAAAGTTGCAGCACAAGAAATTTCAGCTACAAAAATTCATTGGACTTTTGCGCCATGTGTTGCAGTTGTTAGAGATGAAAGATGGGGAAGAACTTACGAAAGTTTTAGTGAAAATCCTGAACTTGTTGCTCAGCTTGGCGCTGCCGCAGTTAAAGGATTTGAAAATGGAAATTTAGCTTCACCGGAAGCAGTTCTTTCTTGTACAAAACATTATATGGGTGATGGAGGAACTACAAACGGTAAAGATCAAGGTAATGCTGAATATGATGAACAATCTTTAAGAAAAATTCATTTACCCGGATATATTTCTGCAATGAAAGAGAAAACAGCAACCATTATGATTTCTTACAGCAGTTGGAACGGTGAAAAAATGCATGGGCACAAATATTTAATTACAGATTTGCTGAAAGGTGAATTGAAATATGAGGGATTTATTGTTTCTGATTGGGCAGCAATTGATCAATTAGAAGGTGATTATAAAAGCGATATTGAAAAATCAATCAATGCCGGATTGGATATGATTATGATTCCTAATGGTCCAGCTTTACAAGGAAAAGTTGGAGTTAATGGTCAGCCAATAAATACTTATTTTGACTTTATCAAAAATTTAAAGGAATTAGTTGCAGAAGGTAAAGTTCCTCTTACCAGAATTGATGATGCAGTAAGCAGAATCTTGAAAGCTAAATTTAATTTTGATTTGTTTAATAAAGTTAAAATTGAAAATAATTTATCTGCAAAAGTTGGATCAAAAGAAAATAGAGAAGTTGGTAGAAAAGCTGTTCAGCAATCCTTAGTTTTATTAAAAAATGAAAATAATATTTTACCAATTTCTAAAGAAGTTAAAAATATTTTAGTTTCCGGAAGAGGTGCAGATAATGTTGGAATGCAATGCGGCGGCTGGACAATCTCTTGGCAAGGAAATAATGGTGAAGTTGTAAAAGGCGGAACAAGTATTTTAAATGCAGTAAAAAATTCTGTTAGTAAAAATACAAATGTTATTACTTCATTAGATGGAAGCAATGCTGAAAATGCTGATGTTATAATTGTTGTTGTTGGAGAAAATCCTTATGCAGAAGGCTTTGGAGACGATCAAGATTTAACTCTTAGTGAAGAAGATATTAAAACAATTAGTAAAGTAAAGGAATCAAATAAACCATTTGTTGTAATTTTACTTTCGGGCAGACCAATGATAATTAACAATGAATTAGAAAAAGCAAATGCATTTGTCGCAGCTTGGCTTCCCGGTTCAGAAGGACAAGGAATTGCTGACGTACTTTTTGGTGATGTTGATTTTAGCGGAAAATTATCTTTTACTTGGCCTAAAAATATTGAACAAATACCAATTAATGTAGGTGATGAAAATTACGATCCATTATTCCCATATGGATATGGATTAACTTATAAAAAATGA
- a CDS encoding family 16 glycosylhydrolase, which yields MKLTIKIILLIFMCQSYLLSKDYKGAEYRTKEAYLYGRFEANYKLQQKDGILASFFTYFTGTDSIPWTTGKWNEIDVEILGRYNNNIQFNTITVGQTNHVRSNFVNFDPTEDYHTYGFEWTPEYVAWFIDDQEVYRQTGSHISTLIYAQKIMMNIWNPIYEDWVGVFKPEVLPVFAHYDWVKYYSYTPGNGDSGSENNFTFQWLDNFDNFDETKWDKATHTWDGNGCDFIKENAVFNDGKLVLCLTDETHVGYSDTTPPTILEIRALKNTIDLYFSEQINKQSAENKSSYTIVNVTIEKAELLENQKTVRLTVSDLDSTKTYNIIALNIKDLVATPNTMAGKLSTFSVTKELQFPIKINVGGDEQIGFIADQEWDLSKEYGFTEGYQSQVTASIGLTDLDQIYRTERNGLVSYKIRVPNGSYNINLMFAEKYFDTIGKRVFDVHVEGVLIENNLDILSHVPKNAAYEIKVENVEVIDEILEFNFSAELDRAVLSGIVIEKIATKIDDEKIYKKSSSYKLNQNYPNPFNGATHIQFQLPKTENVFVKIYDVIGNEIYSKELINLSMGQHQFLWNAINNNGDSVNSGVYIINLITENSKLSKKMVYLK from the coding sequence ATGAAACTAACTATAAAGATTATCTTACTTATTTTTATGTGTCAATCGTATTTACTTTCTAAAGATTATAAGGGAGCTGAATATAGAACTAAAGAAGCTTATCTTTATGGAAGATTTGAAGCAAATTATAAATTACAACAGAAGGATGGAATTTTAGCATCCTTCTTCACTTATTTCACCGGAACAGATTCAATTCCTTGGACTACCGGAAAATGGAACGAAATTGATGTTGAAATATTGGGCAGATACAATAACAATATTCAGTTTAACACAATAACGGTTGGACAAACAAATCATGTTAGATCTAACTTTGTGAATTTTGATCCAACGGAAGATTATCATACTTACGGATTTGAATGGACTCCGGAATATGTAGCTTGGTTTATCGATGATCAAGAAGTTTACAGGCAAACCGGAAGTCACATTTCAACATTAATTTATGCTCAAAAAATTATGATGAACATATGGAATCCGATTTATGAAGATTGGGTTGGAGTTTTTAAGCCGGAAGTTCTTCCGGTTTTTGCCCATTATGATTGGGTGAAATATTATTCATACACGCCCGGAAATGGTGATTCTGGTTCAGAAAATAATTTTACATTTCAATGGTTAGATAATTTTGATAATTTTGATGAAACAAAATGGGATAAGGCAACTCACACTTGGGATGGAAATGGCTGTGATTTTATTAAAGAAAACGCTGTTTTTAATGATGGGAAATTAGTTTTATGTTTAACTGATGAAACGCATGTTGGTTATTCTGATACAACTCCTCCTACAATTTTAGAAATTAGAGCACTAAAAAATACCATAGATTTATATTTCTCGGAACAAATAAATAAACAATCAGCTGAAAATAAATCAAGTTATACAATTGTAAACGTTACAATAGAAAAAGCTGAACTTCTTGAAAATCAAAAAACTGTCCGTTTAACTGTCTCTGATCTTGATTCAACAAAAACCTACAATATTATTGCACTTAACATAAAAGATTTGGTTGCAACTCCCAATACAATGGCTGGAAAATTGTCGACTTTTTCCGTAACAAAAGAACTTCAATTCCCAATTAAAATTAATGTTGGCGGTGATGAACAAATAGGATTTATTGCTGATCAAGAATGGGATTTAAGTAAAGAATATGGTTTTACAGAAGGTTATCAATCACAAGTTACTGCTTCAATAGGTCTTACAGATTTGGATCAAATTTATCGAACAGAAAGAAATGGTTTAGTTAGTTATAAAATTAGAGTCCCAAATGGAAGTTATAATATAAATCTGATGTTTGCAGAAAAATATTTTGATACAATTGGGAAGAGAGTTTTTGATGTTCATGTAGAAGGAGTTTTGATAGAAAATAATTTGGATATTTTAAGTCATGTACCAAAAAATGCAGCGTATGAAATTAAAGTTGAAAATGTTGAAGTAATCGATGAAATTTTAGAATTCAATTTTAGTGCGGAATTAGATAGAGCAGTTTTAAGCGGAATTGTAATTGAAAAAATTGCTACAAAAATTGATGATGAGAAAATTTATAAAAAAAGTTCATCTTATAAATTAAATCAAAATTATCCAAATCCGTTTAACGGTGCTACGCATATTCAATTCCAGCTTCCCAAAACGGAAAATGTTTTTGTGAAAATTTATGATGTAATTGGAAATGAAATTTACTCGAAAGAATTAATAAATCTTTCAATGGGGCAGCATCAGTTTTTATGGAATGCTATAAATAATAATGGTGATTCGGTGAATTCCGGAGTTTATATTATCAATTTAATTACTGAAAATTCAAAACTTTCAAAAAAAATGGTTTATCTTAAATAA